From the genome of Streptomyces sp. NBC_01304:
TGAAGCGCAACATCGTCATCGCCACCGTGGCCGCGGCAGCACTCGTCGCCGGCGGCTCGGCCTTCGCCTTCGCGGGTGACGACGAGACGCCGGCGAAGGCGCAGTCGAACGTGGCGCTGAAGGTGCAGGACGACGACCGGGACGACGTCGACGACCACAACGACCGCGACGACAAGCGCGACGACCGGGACGAGCGCCCCAGCGGCAAGGTGACCGCCGCCGACGCGATCGCCGCGGCCCTGAAGCACACCCCGGGCACGGCCGTCTCAGCCGACCTGGACGACGACGGCGTCTGGGACGTGGACGTGGCCAAGTCCGACGGCACGGAGTACGGCGTCGAGGTCGACCCGGCCACCGGCAAGGTGCTGCGGGCGGACCGCGAGGACGACGACGACCGCGATGAGCTGGCCGCGTTGGGCGGGGCGAAGACCTCGGCCCGGGATGCGGCACTGGCCGCTGCCGCGCGGGGCGTGGTGACTTCGGTCGACCTTGACGACGATCGCGGCGCCGCCGCGTGGGAGGTCGAGACGGTGAAGGGCGACTTCAAGGTCGACCTCAAGTCGGGCAAGGTCACGGCGGACCTGGACGACCAGGACGACCGTGATGGCGACGACGACTAAGACTTTTTCCCCACCCCGCCCCTTCCCGAAATCCTGCGGAGCTGTGTCCTCAAACGTCGGACGGGCTGATTCATCTCTGATGAATCAGCCCGTCCGACGTTTGAGGACATCTTTGAAGCCGGCGGCAGCCTTTCGGGAAGGGGCGGGGTGGGGTGAAAATCAGTGCTCCGTCAGCCCGGCAACCAGCTCATCCGCCGCGGCGTAGGGGTCGAGGGAACCCTCGACGATCCGCTCCGCCAGCGCCGACAGCCGTCGGTCCCCATGCAGATCCGCGATCCGCTCACGCAGC
Proteins encoded in this window:
- a CDS encoding PepSY domain-containing protein, translating into MKRNIVIATVAAAALVAGGSAFAFAGDDETPAKAQSNVALKVQDDDRDDVDDHNDRDDKRDDRDERPSGKVTAADAIAAALKHTPGTAVSADLDDDGVWDVDVAKSDGTEYGVEVDPATGKVLRADREDDDDRDELAALGGAKTSARDAALAAAARGVVTSVDLDDDRGAAAWEVETVKGDFKVDLKSGKVTADLDDQDDRDGDDD